The following proteins are encoded in a genomic region of Actinomadura sp. NAK00032:
- a CDS encoding c-type cytochrome: MKRITAWRRRPWAGYAVVLAALAAIGVIYAGFSPQTDRAEAQNTAQAAEDLKHGQQLFNKNCASCHGLNAEGTKDAEGNSIAPSLIGVGAASVDFQVSTGRMPAMNPGAQVPRKTPVPAFNTSIKTDYEEPEKREAAEKQKAQAEKNLADLRAYIASLGGGPEVPPASAVDPKNGDVALGGKLFRTNCAQCHSFTGQGGALTGGKYAPPLSGDDVTPTQMYEAMLTGPQAMPVFNDTTLRPEDKQAIISYLVQTREEPNPGGNGLGRIGPVSEGLVAWLVGLSLMVLAAMWITAKKPKKLKKS, from the coding sequence GTGAAAAGGATCACCGCATGGCGACGGCGCCCGTGGGCGGGCTACGCCGTCGTGCTGGCGGCCCTGGCGGCGATCGGCGTGATCTACGCCGGCTTCTCACCGCAGACCGACCGCGCCGAGGCGCAGAACACCGCGCAGGCCGCGGAGGACTTGAAGCACGGGCAACAGCTGTTCAACAAGAACTGCGCGAGCTGCCACGGGCTCAACGCCGAGGGCACGAAGGACGCCGAGGGCAACTCGATCGCGCCGAGCCTCATCGGGGTGGGCGCCGCATCCGTCGACTTCCAGGTCAGCACGGGCCGCATGCCCGCGATGAACCCTGGCGCGCAGGTGCCGCGCAAGACGCCGGTCCCCGCCTTCAACACCTCGATCAAGACCGACTACGAGGAGCCGGAGAAGCGCGAGGCGGCGGAGAAGCAGAAGGCCCAGGCCGAGAAGAACCTGGCCGACCTGCGGGCCTACATCGCCTCCCTGGGCGGCGGCCCCGAGGTTCCGCCCGCGTCGGCCGTGGACCCGAAGAACGGGGACGTGGCGCTCGGCGGGAAGCTGTTCCGCACCAACTGCGCGCAGTGCCACAGCTTCACCGGCCAGGGCGGCGCGCTGACGGGCGGCAAGTACGCGCCGCCGCTGTCGGGCGACGACGTCACGCCCACCCAGATGTACGAGGCCATGCTGACCGGCCCGCAGGCCATGCCGGTGTTCAACGACACCACGCTGCGGCCCGAGGACAAGCAGGCGATCATCTCCTACCTGGTGCAGACGCGCGAGGAGCCCAACCCGGGCGGCAACGGCCTCGGCCGCATCGGCCCGGTGAGCGAGGGCCTGGTCGCCTGGCTGGTGGGGCTCAGCCTGATGGTGCTGGCGGCCATGTGGATCACCGCTAAGAAGCCGAAGAAGCTGAAGAAGTCATGA
- a CDS encoding Lrp/AsnC family transcriptional regulator, translating into MVTAIVFVKADVARIHEVAETIAALDGVSEVYSITGDHDLMAMVRVRRHEELNDVIPGRINKVPGIVDTETHIAFRTYSQHDLEQAFALGLPNAD; encoded by the coding sequence GTGGTCACTGCGATCGTGTTCGTCAAGGCCGACGTCGCGCGCATCCACGAGGTGGCCGAGACGATCGCCGCGCTCGACGGCGTCAGCGAGGTCTACTCCATCACCGGCGACCACGACCTCATGGCGATGGTCCGCGTGCGCCGCCACGAGGAACTCAACGACGTGATCCCCGGCCGCATCAACAAGGTCCCCGGCATCGTCGACACCGAGACCCACATAGCGTTCCGGACCTACTCCCAGCACGACCTAGAGCAGGCATTCGCCTTGGGCCTGCCCAACGCTGATTAA
- a CDS encoding DEDD exonuclease domain-containing protein: protein MTAAHGVEGVQGTLEDLGTPLAEVTFVVVDLETTGGSAADSAITEIGAVKVRGGEELGDFGTLVDPGGPVPPFITALTGITTAMVTAAPRIESVLPAFLEFARGCVLVAHNAPFDIGFLKTAAAANGYAWPAFPVVDTVDLARRVLSKDEVPNCKLGTLARFFRTSNEPTHRALADARATTEVLHGLIERLGSFGVTSLEEMRGFAKAPTPEQRRKRHLADDVPSTPGVYLFEDHAGEVLYVGKSGDLRSRVRSYFTGSETRWRVREMVGLAENVRTIVCATGLEAEVRELRLIAEHKPRYNRRSKFPERAIWLKLTVEPFPRLSIVRECRADGARYLGPISSRRQAEEARAALHEAVPLRQCTQRLTLRLIERGKTRACALAEIGRCGAPCDGRESADAYAVHAGTARAVMEGDVRPVVAAAQVRIDRLASELRYEEAAAQRDRLAAFVRAAARGQRLAALARLPQLVAARPAFDGGWELSVVRYGRLAAAGTVPARAHPRPYVDALIATAETVFPPSGEAPGGVPLGAPPSAGATAEEMECVLRWLDLPGVRLVEVDGPWTCPVHGAEGLREWIDKAYERPYERPETSRSRPGRPLR, encoded by the coding sequence ATGACGGCTGCGCACGGTGTTGAGGGAGTGCAGGGGACGCTGGAGGACCTCGGCACGCCGCTCGCCGAGGTCACCTTCGTGGTGGTCGACCTGGAGACGACGGGCGGCTCGGCCGCCGACTCGGCCATCACCGAGATCGGCGCGGTGAAGGTGCGCGGCGGCGAGGAGCTCGGCGACTTCGGCACGCTGGTCGACCCCGGCGGGCCCGTCCCGCCGTTCATCACCGCGCTGACCGGCATCACCACCGCGATGGTGACGGCCGCGCCGCGCATCGAGTCGGTGCTGCCCGCGTTCCTGGAGTTCGCGCGCGGCTGCGTGCTCGTCGCGCACAACGCCCCATTCGACATCGGCTTCCTGAAGACCGCCGCCGCCGCGAACGGCTACGCCTGGCCCGCCTTCCCCGTCGTCGACACCGTCGACCTCGCGCGCCGCGTCCTGTCCAAGGACGAGGTGCCCAACTGCAAGCTCGGCACGCTGGCCCGCTTCTTCCGGACGTCCAACGAGCCGACGCACCGCGCCCTCGCCGACGCCCGCGCCACCACCGAGGTCCTGCACGGCCTCATCGAGCGGCTCGGCTCGTTCGGCGTCACGTCCCTGGAGGAGATGCGCGGCTTCGCCAAGGCGCCCACCCCCGAGCAGCGCCGCAAGCGCCACCTCGCCGACGACGTGCCGAGCACCCCCGGCGTCTACCTGTTCGAGGACCACGCGGGCGAGGTGCTCTACGTCGGCAAGAGCGGCGACCTGCGCTCCCGGGTACGCAGCTACTTCACCGGCTCGGAGACGCGCTGGCGCGTCCGCGAGATGGTCGGCCTCGCCGAGAACGTCCGCACGATCGTGTGCGCCACCGGCCTGGAGGCCGAGGTCCGCGAGCTGCGGCTGATCGCCGAGCACAAGCCGCGCTACAACCGCCGCTCGAAGTTCCCCGAGCGGGCGATCTGGCTGAAGCTGACCGTGGAGCCCTTCCCGCGGCTGTCGATCGTCCGCGAGTGCCGCGCCGACGGCGCCCGCTACCTCGGGCCGATCTCGTCGCGGCGGCAGGCCGAGGAGGCCCGCGCCGCCCTGCACGAGGCCGTCCCGCTGCGCCAGTGCACCCAGCGGCTGACGCTCCGGCTGATCGAGCGCGGCAAGACCCGCGCGTGCGCGCTCGCCGAGATCGGCCGCTGCGGCGCGCCCTGCGACGGCCGCGAGTCCGCCGACGCCTACGCCGTCCACGCCGGGACGGCCCGCGCCGTCATGGAGGGCGACGTGCGCCCCGTCGTGGCCGCCGCCCAGGTGCGCATCGACCGGCTCGCCTCCGAGCTGCGCTACGAGGAGGCCGCCGCGCAGCGCGACCGGCTCGCCGCGTTCGTCCGCGCCGCCGCGCGCGGCCAGCGGCTCGCCGCCCTGGCCCGGCTGCCGCAGCTCGTGGCGGCCAGGCCCGCCTTCGACGGCGGCTGGGAGCTGTCGGTGGTGCGCTACGGCCGGCTCGCCGCCGCCGGGACCGTTCCGGCGCGCGCCCACCCCCGCCCGTACGTGGACGCGCTGATCGCCACCGCCGAGACGGTGTTCCCGCCCTCCGGGGAGGCGCCCGGCGGCGTCCCGCTCGGCGCGCCCCCCTCGGCGGGCGCCACCGCCGAGGAGATGGAGTGCGTGCTGCGCTGGCTCGACCTGCCCGGCGTCCGGCTCGTCGAGGTCGACGGTCCGTGGACGTGCCCCGTGCACGGCGCCGAGGGCCTGCGCGAATGGATCGACAAGGCCTACGAGCGGCCCTACGAGCGGCCCGAGACGTCCCGCTCGCGCCCCGGCCGCCCACTAAGGTGA
- a CDS encoding glycosyltransferase family 4 protein: MTKTLFVTNDFPPRPGGIQAFVHGLAARRPAGSVVVYAPAWKGAAEFDARQPFPVVRHPGSLMLPEPGVLRRAAEVLRAEGCDSVVFGAAAPLGLLAPALRRRGAGRLVGITHGHEAGWAALPVARRLLRRIGDDLDVLTYLGEYTRTRLARALAPPAAARLARLAPGVDEKVFHRNTGGEEIRARHGLADRPVVVCVSRLVPRKGQDALIHAWPHVLRQRPDAALLLVGGGPYRAALQRLAASLGVDRSVVFTGGVSWEELPAHYDAGDVFAMPCRTRRRGLDVEGLGIVYLEASATGLPVVAGDSGGAPDAVLDGETGLVVPGRSVAGIATALTGLLADPARARAMGERGRAWIEREWRWEVQAARLGGLLAP, translated from the coding sequence ATGACCAAGACCCTGTTCGTCACCAACGACTTCCCGCCGCGGCCCGGCGGCATCCAGGCGTTCGTGCACGGCCTCGCCGCCCGCCGCCCGGCCGGCTCCGTGGTCGTGTACGCCCCGGCGTGGAAGGGCGCCGCGGAGTTCGACGCGCGGCAGCCGTTCCCGGTCGTCCGGCATCCCGGGTCGCTGATGCTGCCGGAGCCGGGCGTGCTGCGCCGCGCCGCGGAGGTACTGCGCGCGGAGGGCTGCGACTCGGTCGTGTTCGGCGCGGCGGCGCCGCTCGGCCTGCTGGCCCCGGCGCTGCGGCGGCGCGGCGCCGGCCGCCTCGTCGGCATCACGCACGGCCACGAGGCGGGCTGGGCGGCGCTCCCGGTGGCGCGGCGCCTGCTCCGCCGCATCGGCGACGACCTGGACGTGCTGACCTACCTCGGCGAGTACACCCGCACCCGGCTGGCGCGGGCGCTGGCACCGCCCGCCGCCGCGCGGCTGGCGCGGCTCGCCCCCGGCGTGGACGAGAAGGTCTTCCACCGGAACACGGGCGGCGAGGAGATCCGGGCCCGGCACGGGCTCGCGGACCGCCCGGTGGTGGTGTGCGTGTCGCGGCTGGTGCCGCGCAAGGGGCAGGACGCGCTGATCCACGCCTGGCCGCACGTCCTGCGGCAGCGGCCCGACGCCGCCCTCCTGCTCGTCGGCGGCGGCCCCTACCGGGCCGCTCTGCAGCGCCTCGCGGCGTCCCTCGGCGTCGACCGCAGCGTGGTCTTCACCGGCGGCGTGAGCTGGGAGGAGCTGCCCGCCCACTACGACGCCGGGGACGTCTTCGCGATGCCGTGCCGGACCCGCCGCCGCGGCCTGGACGTGGAGGGGCTCGGCATCGTCTACCTGGAGGCGTCCGCGACCGGCCTGCCCGTCGTCGCCGGCGACTCCGGCGGCGCGCCCGACGCCGTCCTGGACGGCGAGACGGGCCTGGTCGTGCCGGGCCGCTCGGTCGCCGGGATCGCCACCGCGCTCACCGGGCTGCTGGCCGACCCGGCGCGCGCCCGCGCGATGGGGGAGCGGGGCCGCGCCTGGATCGAGCGCGAGTGGCGGTGGGAGGTCCAGGCCGCCCGGCTGGGCGGCCTGCTGGCGCCCTGA
- a CDS encoding ubiquinol-cytochrome c reductase cytochrome b subunit, translating to MSEATAPKAVEAPLTFIDDRLGSTTFFKRNMKKVFPDHWSFMLGEIALYSFIILLLTGTFLTLWFKPSMVEVVYEGSYKPLNGVKMSEAYASTLHISFDVRGGLLMRQIHHWAALLFMASILAHMLRVFFTGAYRKPRELNWLIGIGMFTLGMLEGLAGYSLPDDLLSGTGLRITQGVAEGIPIVGTYLYMFLFGGEFPGQDIVPRLYMVHILLIPALLLGMVTAHMMIMWVQKHTAMPVKNQSEKQVYGYPFYPVFMAKTGAYFLFTFGVLALLGAFAQINPIWLFGPYDPGAISSGSQPDWYMGVLEGSLRIMPGWEINAWGHTLSLSVLIPAALPLGIVFGGAAAWPWIEAWVTGDKRHHHVNTRPRNAPVRTATGVAAVTFYGLLWLAGANDVLADKFHLSLFATTWFFRVTFFVGPVIAFIITKRICLGLQRKDADIVGHGVESGVILMSPDGKFSERHEPARDEEKHVLLSKENARPEPPDRDAAGIPAPGAKGPIGHLRSRLNRAWTFDDVPVEEHEHGEHEEIEGGRASQEINH from the coding sequence ATGAGCGAGGCGACAGCACCCAAGGCGGTCGAGGCCCCGCTGACGTTCATCGACGACCGCCTCGGGTCCACCACCTTCTTCAAGCGCAATATGAAGAAGGTCTTTCCGGACCACTGGTCCTTCATGCTGGGCGAGATCGCCCTGTACTCCTTCATCATCCTGCTGCTGACCGGGACGTTCCTGACGCTCTGGTTCAAGCCGAGCATGGTGGAGGTCGTGTACGAGGGCTCCTACAAGCCCTTGAACGGCGTGAAGATGTCCGAGGCGTACGCCTCGACGCTGCACATCAGCTTCGACGTCCGCGGCGGCCTGCTCATGCGGCAGATCCACCACTGGGCGGCGCTGCTGTTCATGGCGTCGATCCTGGCGCACATGCTCCGGGTCTTCTTCACCGGCGCCTACCGCAAGCCGCGCGAGCTGAACTGGCTCATCGGCATCGGCATGTTCACGCTGGGCATGCTGGAGGGCCTCGCGGGCTACTCGCTCCCCGACGACCTGCTGTCCGGCACCGGCCTGCGCATCACGCAGGGCGTGGCCGAGGGCATCCCGATCGTCGGCACCTACCTGTACATGTTCCTGTTCGGCGGGGAGTTCCCCGGCCAGGACATCGTGCCGCGCCTGTACATGGTGCACATCCTGCTGATCCCGGCGCTGCTGCTCGGCATGGTCACCGCGCACATGATGATCATGTGGGTGCAGAAGCACACCGCGATGCCGGTCAAGAACCAGTCCGAGAAGCAGGTCTACGGCTACCCGTTCTACCCGGTCTTCATGGCCAAGACGGGCGCCTACTTCCTGTTCACCTTCGGCGTCCTGGCGCTGCTGGGGGCCTTCGCGCAGATCAACCCGATCTGGCTGTTCGGGCCGTACGACCCCGGCGCCATCTCCTCGGGCTCCCAGCCCGACTGGTACATGGGCGTCCTGGAGGGCTCGCTGCGCATCATGCCGGGCTGGGAGATCAACGCCTGGGGCCACACGCTCAGCCTGAGCGTGCTGATCCCGGCGGCCCTGCCGCTCGGCATCGTGTTCGGCGGCGCCGCGGCCTGGCCGTGGATCGAGGCGTGGGTGACCGGCGACAAGCGGCACCACCACGTCAACACCCGGCCGCGCAACGCCCCGGTCCGCACCGCGACGGGCGTCGCCGCGGTCACGTTCTACGGGCTGCTGTGGCTGGCCGGCGCGAACGACGTCCTCGCGGACAAGTTCCACCTGTCGCTGTTCGCCACGACCTGGTTCTTCCGGGTGACGTTCTTCGTCGGGCCGGTCATCGCGTTCATCATCACGAAGCGGATCTGCCTCGGCCTGCAGCGCAAGGACGCCGACATCGTCGGCCACGGCGTGGAGAGCGGCGTCATCCTGATGTCGCCGGACGGCAAGTTCTCCGAGCGGCACGAGCCGGCGCGCGACGAGGAGAAGCACGTCCTGCTGTCGAAGGAGAACGCGCGGCCGGAGCCGCCGGACCGGGACGCCGCCGGCATCCCGGCGCCCGGCGCGAAGGGCCCGATCGGCCACCTGCGGTCGCGGCTCAACCGGGCGTGGACCTTCGACGACGTCCCCGTCGAGGAGCACGAGCACGGCGAGCACGAGGAGATCGAGGGCGGCCGCGCGTCGCAGGAGATCAACCACTGA
- the trpD gene encoding anthranilate phosphoribosyltransferase, which translates to MDARTNWPALLNALLSGESLSSEETSWAMNSIMAGEASDVQIAGFAVALRAKGETVEEVTGLADGMMDNATRIEVPGHIADLVGTGGDRAHTVNISTMAGVVAAAAGVRVVKHGNRAASSSCGAADLLEHLGVAIDLPPDATARVAEETGITFCFAPLYHPALRHASRTRSELGTPTVFNFLGPLTNPARPSAQAVGVFHPRMAGVIAGVFAARGCSSLVFRGNDGLDELTTTGTSTVWVVRDGTATETTFDPADLGIAPAHPDDLRGADAEFNARVARDTFAGAKGAVRDIVLLNAAALITAYEGTPPAADLTKALQTGYTRAAEAIDSGKANDLLARWIEVSGSLR; encoded by the coding sequence ATGGACGCCCGCACGAACTGGCCCGCACTGCTCAACGCCCTCCTGTCGGGCGAGTCGCTGTCCAGCGAGGAGACCTCCTGGGCCATGAACAGCATCATGGCCGGGGAGGCCAGCGACGTGCAGATCGCGGGCTTCGCCGTCGCGCTGCGCGCCAAGGGCGAGACCGTCGAGGAGGTCACCGGCCTCGCCGACGGCATGATGGACAACGCCACCCGCATCGAGGTCCCCGGGCACATCGCCGACCTCGTCGGCACCGGCGGCGACCGGGCCCACACCGTCAACATCTCCACGATGGCCGGCGTCGTGGCCGCCGCGGCCGGCGTCCGCGTCGTCAAGCACGGCAACCGCGCCGCGTCGTCCTCCTGCGGCGCCGCCGACCTGCTGGAGCACCTCGGCGTCGCCATCGACCTGCCGCCGGACGCCACCGCGCGGGTCGCCGAGGAGACCGGCATCACCTTCTGCTTCGCGCCGCTCTACCACCCGGCGCTGCGGCACGCGTCCCGCACCCGCAGCGAACTCGGCACGCCGACCGTGTTCAACTTCCTCGGCCCGCTGACGAACCCGGCGCGCCCGTCCGCGCAGGCCGTCGGGGTGTTCCACCCGCGGATGGCGGGCGTCATCGCCGGCGTCTTCGCCGCCCGCGGCTGCTCGTCCCTGGTGTTCCGCGGCAACGACGGCCTCGACGAGCTCACCACCACCGGCACCTCCACCGTCTGGGTCGTCCGTGACGGCACCGCCACCGAGACCACCTTCGACCCCGCCGACCTGGGCATCGCCCCCGCCCACCCCGACGACCTGCGCGGCGCCGACGCCGAGTTCAACGCCCGCGTGGCCCGCGACACCTTCGCCGGCGCCAAGGGCGCGGTCCGCGACATAGTGCTCCTGAACGCCGCCGCCCTGATCACCGCCTACGAGGGCACCCCGCCCGCCGCAGACCTCACCAAGGCCCTGCAAACGGGCTACACCCGCGCAGCCGAAGCCATCGACTCAGGCAAGGCCAACGACCTGCTGGCACGCTGGATAGAAGTATCGGGTTCTCTTCGCTAG
- a CDS encoding heme-copper oxidase subunit III: protein MLPVTASAIETTPHARANRPNLVSVGTIVWLSSELMFFAALFAMFFTIRSVTIGQSGEDAWPGAPLDLPLSGVNTAILVLSSVTCQMGVFKAEAGKVGRDGSLLNPARWGLREWYVLSFLMGAYFVAGQGYEYYNLVTHDGLTFSSSAYGSVFYLATGFHGLHVVGGLVAFLFLLGRTYAAKRWTHEQATSAIVVSYYWHFVDVVWIGLFSVVYLLDL from the coding sequence ATGCTGCCCGTGACAGCATCCGCGATAGAGACAACACCTCACGCACGGGCGAACCGTCCCAATCTGGTCAGCGTGGGGACGATCGTTTGGCTGTCGTCCGAGCTGATGTTCTTCGCGGCGCTGTTCGCGATGTTCTTCACGATCCGCTCCGTGACGATCGGCCAGTCCGGTGAAGACGCGTGGCCGGGCGCCCCGCTGGACCTGCCCCTGTCGGGGGTGAACACGGCCATCCTGGTGCTGTCCTCGGTGACGTGCCAGATGGGCGTGTTCAAGGCCGAGGCGGGCAAGGTCGGCCGTGACGGCAGCCTGCTCAACCCGGCCCGGTGGGGTCTGCGCGAGTGGTACGTCCTCTCGTTCCTCATGGGCGCCTACTTCGTCGCGGGCCAGGGCTACGAGTACTACAACCTCGTCACGCACGACGGGCTGACCTTCTCGTCCTCGGCCTACGGCTCGGTGTTCTACCTGGCCACCGGCTTCCACGGCCTGCACGTGGTCGGCGGCCTGGTCGCGTTCCTGTTCCTGCTCGGGCGGACCTACGCCGCCAAGCGCTGGACCCACGAGCAGGCGACGAGCGCGATCGTCGTGTCCTACTACTGGCACTTCGTCGACGTGGTGTGGATCGGCCTGTTCTCGGTCGTTTACCTGCTCGACCTCTGA
- a CDS encoding rhomboid family intramembrane serine protease, with protein MALPLYDSQPARRVPWVTYLLVAANVVVFLLTPMSNFATWYGEDRVRECRAAHFTYEYGAVPKELTTGDQQPLPTDIVHECGPASFGKAPWTSAFTSMFLHSGALHLLGNLVALFVVGMGVEDRLGRWRYLLSYLAFGLVAVYGFAWTSPGSTVPLIGASGAIAGVMGAYVILNPRGRIVSWVPPVIVVRLPVWVVLGYWFVLQWLSLGDEKSNVAYTAHIYGFVAGVAFALLARRAGPARRPAALSRG; from the coding sequence GTGGCACTGCCCCTCTACGACAGCCAGCCGGCGCGCCGCGTCCCGTGGGTGACGTACCTGCTCGTCGCGGCGAACGTCGTGGTCTTCCTGCTCACGCCGATGTCGAACTTCGCGACCTGGTACGGCGAGGACCGCGTCCGCGAATGCCGGGCGGCCCACTTCACCTACGAGTACGGCGCGGTGCCCAAGGAGCTGACCACCGGCGACCAGCAGCCCCTGCCGACCGACATCGTCCACGAATGCGGCCCCGCCTCCTTCGGCAAGGCGCCCTGGACCTCCGCGTTCACCTCGATGTTCCTGCACTCCGGAGCCCTGCACCTGCTGGGCAACCTGGTGGCGCTGTTCGTCGTCGGCATGGGCGTCGAAGACCGCCTGGGCCGCTGGCGCTACCTCCTGAGCTACCTGGCGTTCGGCCTGGTCGCCGTCTACGGCTTCGCGTGGACGTCCCCCGGCTCCACCGTCCCGCTCATCGGCGCGTCCGGCGCCATCGCCGGGGTGATGGGCGCCTACGTGATCCTCAACCCGCGGGGCCGCATCGTCAGCTGGGTACCGCCCGTCATCGTGGTCCGGCTGCCCGTCTGGGTGGTGCTCGGGTACTGGTTCGTCCTGCAATGGCTGTCGCTGGGCGACGAGAAGAGCAACGTCGCCTACACCGCGCACATCTACGGCTTCGTGGCCGGCGTGGCGTTCGCCCTCCTGGCCCGCCGGGCCGGCCCCGCCCGCCGCCCGGCCGCGCTGAGCCGCGGCTGA
- a CDS encoding ubiquinol-cytochrome c reductase iron-sulfur subunit, with the protein MSDDNKETAGSTGPREDGGRRERVIGTPSPAREKALLAEDDISAPAGVGEQLDEQSAKRAERIVAAFFLLAFAASVAFIAYFIGWSGRDGGMHGLLDARENNFWLGGTMALAFLSMAVGVTIWVRRLMTSKPIIQERHELAADEETREAFSRDFMEGADDSGITKRPLLRRTLLLAAAPLGLAPLVLLRDLGPLPEKKLRHTFWGEAVKQAKAQGKKGVRLVVDGTNKPLKVSDFASPGSMITVLPEGMEEHLPEDEVLTQVAKAVTILINVPAGDFKPAKGRENWHVNGIVAYSKVCTHVGCPAALYEQTTHHILCPCHQSTFDATDAAKVVFGPAARPLPQLPLAVEDGYIVATSDYHEPVGPSFWERG; encoded by the coding sequence ATGAGCGACGACAACAAGGAGACCGCGGGCTCGACGGGCCCGCGCGAGGACGGCGGCCGGCGCGAACGCGTGATCGGCACGCCGTCCCCGGCGAGGGAGAAGGCGCTCCTCGCCGAGGACGACATCTCGGCGCCCGCCGGCGTGGGGGAGCAGCTCGACGAGCAGTCGGCCAAGCGTGCCGAGCGCATCGTCGCGGCGTTCTTCCTGCTGGCGTTCGCGGCGAGCGTGGCGTTCATCGCCTACTTCATCGGCTGGAGCGGCCGCGACGGCGGCATGCACGGCCTGCTGGACGCCCGCGAGAACAACTTCTGGCTCGGCGGGACGATGGCGCTGGCCTTCCTGTCGATGGCGGTCGGCGTCACCATCTGGGTGCGCCGGCTGATGACCAGCAAGCCGATCATCCAGGAGCGGCACGAGCTGGCGGCCGACGAGGAGACCCGGGAGGCGTTCAGCCGGGACTTCATGGAGGGCGCGGACGACAGCGGCATCACCAAGCGGCCGCTGCTGCGCCGCACGCTGCTGCTCGCCGCCGCGCCGCTCGGGCTGGCCCCGCTGGTGCTGCTGCGCGACCTCGGCCCGCTGCCGGAGAAGAAGCTGCGGCACACCTTCTGGGGCGAGGCCGTCAAGCAGGCGAAGGCGCAGGGCAAGAAGGGCGTCCGCCTGGTGGTGGACGGCACCAACAAGCCGCTCAAGGTCAGCGACTTCGCCTCGCCCGGCTCGATGATCACCGTGCTGCCGGAGGGCATGGAGGAGCACCTGCCCGAGGACGAGGTGCTCACCCAGGTCGCGAAGGCCGTCACGATCCTGATCAACGTCCCGGCGGGCGACTTCAAGCCCGCCAAGGGCCGGGAGAACTGGCACGTCAACGGGATCGTCGCGTACTCCAAGGTCTGCACGCACGTCGGCTGCCCGGCGGCCCTGTACGAGCAGACGACGCACCACATCCTGTGCCCGTGCCACCAGTCCACGTTCGACGCCACCGACGCCGCCAAGGTCGTGTTCGGCCCGGCGGCCCGGCCGCTCCCGCAGCTGCCGCTGGCGGTCGAGGACGGTTACATCGTCGCCACGAGCGACTACCACGAACCCGTCGGCCCGAGCTTCTGGGAGCGCGGATGA
- a CDS encoding response regulator transcription factor, with protein MSTTPESPMKVLVYSDDANTRAQIRLAVGRRPAADLPKVEFVEVATQPAVVERLDVGDIDVAIVDGETQPAGGLGVCRQAKDEVYDCPPFLALIARRDDGWLATWSRADAVASLPIDPMALANALAGLMRQRLENRLPAL; from the coding sequence ATGAGCACCACCCCGGAGAGCCCGATGAAGGTCCTCGTCTACAGCGACGACGCGAACACCCGCGCCCAGATCCGGCTGGCCGTCGGGCGCCGGCCCGCCGCCGACCTGCCCAAGGTCGAGTTCGTCGAGGTCGCCACCCAGCCCGCCGTGGTGGAGCGGCTGGACGTGGGCGACATCGACGTCGCGATCGTCGACGGCGAGACGCAGCCCGCCGGCGGCCTCGGCGTCTGCCGGCAGGCCAAGGACGAGGTCTACGACTGCCCGCCGTTCCTCGCCCTCATCGCCCGCCGCGACGACGGCTGGCTCGCCACCTGGTCGCGCGCCGACGCCGTCGCGAGCCTGCCGATCGACCCGATGGCGCTGGCGAACGCCCTCGCCGGGCTGATGCGGCAGCGCCTGGAGAACCGCCTGCCCGCCCTGTAG